The Belonocnema kinseyi isolate 2016_QV_RU_SX_M_011 chromosome 2, B_treatae_v1, whole genome shotgun sequence nucleotide sequence acagtttgtttgcaatttttttctttctcttggcTGAAAATCTTCCTAAGTTGAAAATACTTGTCATATTGAAACATCAGCTTTTttggttcaactatttcgttaaaaaataattcttttggttgatgattcattatttcaattgaaaattcatctccttctttgaaaaataagctttttgttcaaaatttgttttttctatggttaaaaattaattttttcactgaaaatttcactatatcagtttcgtaatttattttgaagacgaactttttaaattgaaaatgtaactaatctgATTGAACATTCCAtcagtttaattaataattaatttctttggtcggacattaaaattttcaagtaaacatttaactattcaatgtttggatcaaaaattattttctggttgaaaatttgtctattttgtttgaaaaaatagggaaaaccaTCCTACAGTAGATAGGAAAAATTTCAACATCATTTAAATGcatcattttgcaaaaaaaattaagaaatttaaacattctattttgttttaaagattcattattttagtttaaaaaatcaactatttggttaaaatttgatatcgtttttagaaaatttgtctttttctgtagagaaaaaatataatcttctaggttgaaaatgtaactttttagttaaaaatgtatgtctgctgaaactttatatttttgagttgaaaattcaactatttttaatagaaaattcaactatcttgcgGAAGATTGGCtgttttatattacaaattaattttttctaacaaaaatttaattttttcatttttcgttaaaaattgatcttcctagtttgaaaattcaactatcccgtTGAAAGATtctgtaatttgtggaaaattcattttttttaatcaatctttttggttaagggtgtatgtattttgttgagaattcgtatttttttagtagaaaattaatcttctttgttgaaaatgtaattacttgattaaaaatttaactgttttgtagaaatttcgtatttttagcttgaaaattccataatcaCCCATGGGTTGAGTAGACACCCCGTGCGTTAAGTAGTAGGGCACCCAATAGGACGGAGcgaaaaactattttcattttttttttttcaaatttgaagggagccaaaaaattgtagtttaGTGTCCAGACTTTTCGCTAAAGGTTACAGAAAAAAATAGATGTATCATcatttttacatcattttttaataaataaaaagtggtttaaaattagaatttacaaCTATAATTATCCTTTGAGAACTAAGTAAgagggataaaaataaaatgggtTTAACCCAGTCAATTTCAAACTTGCGAAAGTCACATAAACATGATTTCCGGTAGTTAGGAAATTTTTAATCATCATTTGTGACCTTCCGCAAGAAATAGGCCGAAAGGGGAAATTCCGAGtgaaatttctgacattttaagCGCAAGTGTTcggtttttttaactaaaaaattccccACTTTTCGTCACTTCCAGGACATACGTATAATGTCAcaagatagaattttaaatattctaataaattatatatattaaaaattaaaagcgtttgcaatttaaattttgtaataaaatttttaatttgatgatttgtaaatataaattgattatgtattgttttaaatataaaaccttaagtcttaaaaatgttgagttttaaatttaaacttttaacgttacaattttaattataaccttaaataaaaaaatctaactttaaaggATTGAGTTGGAAACtaggaaaatttattgtttaatttttggttgagttGGGAGAgggacattttatattttttagatttttatcgagttggaaaGGAGGAaggttttcttatttttatcatttttattgagtggGAAGGAATTcaatttggttaattatttttatttctgaattggaagaggtaCTTTGTTTCTTTTCGACACTTTTATTACATTGGAAGTaatgaaattttggttatttatttttatttctgaatttcaggccaattttttctttttaatatttttgttgagtgaaggatttttttattaatattttttctcatttaaaggagcgaagctttttatttttaacatttttaatgagttGGAAAGGATAAAATTtcggtttttcagtttttctaaactGGAAGGGGCACTTCGTTTGTTTTCTACACTTTTATTGAGTTCAAAGggaagggatttttttatttgtagtatgTTTATTGAGATGAAAAGGGCactgtttattttaaatctttttttctgaattgcaaaagggtaattttttatttatgatatttgtaTTGATTTGGAAGGGGGGAAATTTCGATTTCCAATTTTAATGAATGGGAAGtggggcatttttttattttaggattgTTATCGAATTGGAAGGgaggtaatttttgttttattttttctgaactaaaaaaggaatatttttttttattaaaaattttgtttcgagtAGGAACAATTTTATTCAGTTGGAAGGGCGGaactttttattattgatttattttctaaattggaagaggccgattttttcttttgaaatttgtattactGCAatgctgttttatttttaacatttttattaatgtgaGTTTGAAAGAgaggattatttttaatttaaaacatttaaaatgctagtgtggacttatatttttaagcaataatcTTATAACTCTTCAATTCATAACGTTTTTTATTAAGTATGCAGTTTAATGTcatttaattcaacattttttagattgaaagtgTTAAAAGGTTccattttatacaaataaattattgggcatatttttaaaacatgatatattaaataattttaattaaataaatttatttattaatatattataatattagttttttgtaattaaatatcattaaataacacattttcaaaaatgtttaataaacaaaaaattattcttcaaacttaaaaattaccCACTTTTGGTCACTTCCTGCACATACGGATAATGCCACAAGATAGAATAAAGTCTTCGAATTGTTCacttaaaccattaaaaattaaaatcgtaccaaattgaacatttttgataaaaatttttttaatttgataaactgTAAATGTAGATTGATTaatgattttgtaaattaaagcagttgaaatattaaatattattataatctagtaatacattaattaaaatgatcaaatattcaaaactaaacaatttgaaactgattttttttaaaataaaaagtcttcaatcgttaaaatttcagagtgctaaatttaaactttgaactgtACAGTTTAGTTGGTCTATTTCGACTAAAGTGATATatgtaatttagaatatttacaaatttattaattaattctttaattgagagcattgaaaatgaaagttttggtttaaatttttcgatcagaaatcttttagaaaaatctctcgaattgtttattttatttttgtcaaattggaACCGTTAATTAAATACATAGAATGTAAATAGAAATAGAAACTAAATTCGAAATGTATACATGAGCCAGGAACAGAAAATCAAATCGACATTCTATGTACTActtacttattttattatttcactttgtttttcatttatcacttttttccacttaaatttgCCGATATTTGAGGTTTTCTAATGTACAAATTAaacgttttaatttatttaaataatgtaaaaaatgaaattaccaaTTCTCGCTGAAAATTCAAAGTTGCCGCCTTCAGTGACCGCAGCGCCACTGCGGACTGGATGAAAACAAGTCACGTCACGTGGTGATATCAGTAAACTCCCCATAAATTTctctaaagtttcataattttctatcaaaataggaAAAGAAACAGGAAGTCTAAAAATGTCTGGTAATCACCACGTCCAGTCCAAGTCGACGTGACGTGACTCGCAAACTGATgacataaataattgtaaataaaatacttttaaataaacttgaGTGAAAAGTCTGTTGCaaatcgttgaaaatatattactTGTATTTAGTTTATTATTCTACGTGTCAATATGTGGGCCGATACTATTTTAATCGTATTTATCAGTGTGTGTACAGCCCTTTTGGGTGAAGGTAAAAAATCCTGAATTATTTAGATATTaacaaattcttataattttttactatgtgAATTTGGAGTTTGGAGGCTAATAATTatggaaataatatttattatattcaggGCTAACATGGTTGATGGTATACAGGGGCGAAAAGTATCAAAAGTTGAAGCAAGAGGTAGAAAAACAGagcaaaaaatgtaagtttcccgaattttcttaacttatataattttatctagtttttcttcgaaattaattAGTTCATTACTCTAAGTATTTATTTATCGAGTGTGGCTACGTATACCGTAATTTCGGTAAAAGTAGCCGGATTTTTTCCTGTATGAATAATCTAGAATAATAACGGGACCGGAAAAAGGGATTATGTTCAGCAAGAGCATTTAAAACTGGtaagggaattttcgataaactgaaattgaattaaattaaatgttattattatgttaaaagtcattctttttggttgagaattcatctgttttagtagaaatttcatttttttgggttaaaaataataagtgtgtatttaaaaataaatttgttggttgtggattcaactattttgttgaaaacttaccaatttaaaaaaaaattcatttatttggttgaaaattcgtatttttcggatgaaaaattcacctattttggtagaaattgcagCTTTTTTGAAgtcacaatttttttgttaaaaataactgtttggttgaaagtttcacaattttattcaaaagtcattCCTTTGGAGTGtaaactgtatttattttttaatcaaaaaattatttttctgtttaacttttctatcatgtttgaaaaatcatattttttagttaaaaatatatcatttttcgttgaaaattcatgtattttttgtggaaatgttCAGTTtctcgtggaaaattcatcttttaggttgagttttttgtgtgtagaatgttcataattttattcacaagttaatttatttattagaaaattcatttttttgggttgaaaattcatcaattttggtagaaaatgctattttttgttaaaaatcgcaagtgtttggttgaaaataaatttatttaccgtaagaattcaactattttattgaaaattctaccatttttttaaaaagctgttgtttctggttggaaattcgtatttttgggcggaaaattaataatttttattatgaattttatgtagttgaaaattcgcctttttggtaaaaaagtaatttcagtGGTTTAAACTTCATCcttctagttaaaaaatgatttctttttttgaaaattgatctattttgttggaatttcgctttttattttggttgaaagtttatttttctaactgaaaatttatctattctatttttgattgaatttttatattgtggattaagattcattatttcagttaaaaattccttgtttaaactgaaaattgaccttccattttttgtagaaaatgcatatgTTCTGATagtataaaattgaattctttagtaacatttttttccattctatttttggttaagaatatatagtttttagttgaaaattcatgtattttttgttagaaaatttttgggttacaaattgaaatgtttgattaaaaattcataattctagaTGAAGCttcatgattttggttaaaaattaatttctttaactaaacaTTCAAAGTATCCCCTTTTTGtgaggaatttatatttttaataaaaatttaaatttcttggttaaaaatctaactgatctatgtttggttaaaaattaatttctttggtaaaatattcttttttttttggttgaaaagtcaccttttggtttaaaaattgatgtattttgttaaaatgttgtatttttttgcataaaattaatcttttaggtttaagattcaattatttagttcaagGTTCaccattttacttcaaaattcatttctctaactaaaaatgtagccattcaattttttagtgaaattttattttttaatagaaatctaatttttttgttaaaaattctttcttgaattaaattttaattactatttttgttgaaaactttatttcttttgtacaatattctttttttaggttgaaaatttatttttgtaacgggaaatttaaatgttatatttttgcttgaaaatttatcttttttcagataaaaattcgtgcttttgttgaaatttgtatttttttagttaaaaagtacatgtatttttgtaggaaagttatattttcaactcttTTCAACTCTatatgaaaattcctctttttggtttgacaattagtctgttttggttgaggcttcaactaatttctttaaaatacgtattttttggtGGCAATAacaactattacaattttcgttaggaatttattttttgttttagaagattcatcactttggttggaGATTTAACTGtcctgttgaaaattctcttaactgaaattatatttcttccattttttgttataaatttgttttttagagttggaaactcaactattttttgaatggccccttttcaaaaattctgtatGACTCTTGTCATtgcgtttcaaaaaaatttagaaacaaaaccttttttttgtattaacattATTGAACTCTTAGGTGTAAAGTTGTTTttatatctaaaagaaaaatttacatgtgtccgaaaaatgaaaaattggtaagGGAAGTCGGGGATTAGCCGGATTTTTTTCCGTGCATGTTTCAATGTAATATTCCATATCTTCCTTTTTGTGATTTTTGGAAACTTTATGTGTTCTAAgttgaaaaatggaatttggtaAAATTAGTGAAACGCCAATTCATAATTAAACTTCTTTTGCATagtggaaaaaagaaaagaagttcaTGGAGACACTTTGGACAAacaacagaagaaaaaaattgaacgagAGGAAGAAAGACTAAAGAATAACAATAGAGACTTGTCTCTCGTAAAAATGAAATCCATGTTTGCGATCGGTTTTGCATTTACTGCCCTTTTGAGCATGTTCAACAGTATTTTTGATGGCAGAGTCGTTGCCCGGCTGCCATTTGTTCCAATTAGTTGGATTCAAGGCCTCTCCCATAGAAATCTCCCTGGAAATGACTACACAGAGtgctcttttatatttttatacattctgTGTACAATGAGTATAAGACAGGTGAGTTTACACATTTTTATCcccgaaaattacattttaatcataTAGATTTTCtcgattcgtatttttttttttaatgaaataatttagggtAGCGGTTTTAATTGAGGACAAAAATCCCCGGTTCTTGCCCGGacagtaaaagttaaactaactcttctaaatttgaaacttaaccatttttaattaaagcgcttcataatttacttgtttaaaattgaagctttaactctttcaaattgaataattttcaattaaatgccgttaaactaaaaaattttaaactttaatccaTTGTGAAGTTTAAAGAtacctggttaaaaaatataaatcgccACTGTcatttaaaatgccttaaattaaaattactcccCCTTTTCAATAGACatattagaaagaaaaaatttagctcttccaattcagaaaattaattaataaccaaaatttcctcTCTTCCAGCTCgaatataaaatcttaaaaatatataaatgtcagttcagaaaaaatataaaaccaaaaatttctccCTTCCAGCTCgatccctcttccaattcagaaaattaattaatcaaaattttctctCTTCCAGCTCgaatataaaatcttaaaaatatataaatgtcagttcagaaaaaatataaaaacaaaaatttctcccTTTCAGCTCgatccctcttccaattcagtaaaaattccaaatcgaaatttcctcccttccatcTCAACAAAaatgtgctaaataaaaatatgtaaccaAAAgtctattctttttaattcaataaaaattattattgcctCACTTACaactcataaaaatgtttttaaaaaatccaattcataaaatattgaaagcaAAACTTTCTTCCTAACGCgataaaaatctgttgaaaaaaatgtctcctccaattcagtaaaaattgaaatttcttgtctTCCAACTCAatgaaaatcttataaataaaaaattaccttctcccaattcagatgaaatatttaaaataaatagtttttccttttaactcaataaaaatgctaataataaaaaatggcctcttccaattaagaaaaacaatattaaaaatgtcctaccttccaaatcaataaaaatgatgaaaaaagacgtctaatttagaaataaaaataaatattcaaaattgtatccCTTCCAATTTAATATCAACCGAAATTTACTcttttccaactcaataaaaatattacaaataaaaaattatccttccaatatctaattcataaaatattgaaagcaAACTTTCCTCAtttccaactcgataaaaatcttaaaaacaaaataaatgtctTCAAATCagtaaatattcaaaatcgaaatttcctcccttccaactcaacaaaaatgtaattaatgaaaataagtaACCAAAATTTCATCGCTtctactttaatttatttaatttaattattaattatcataatttatttttatttaagaaaaattgaaacccGAAATTTCCTCCctcccaactcaataaaaactttttaattaaaaaattatctttattccaattaattaaatattgaaaagcaaACTTTCTTCCTTTCCCACTCGATAAAAAAGTAAACGATATAAAATGTCCCCTCTGCCAATTCAAGAGAAATGAAACActaaaatttcctcccttccaacttaataaaaatcttttaaaaaatgacttctaaCTCAATAAgaatagtataaataaaaattacctccaattcagaaaaaaatatttagaataaaaagttCCCCCTTTCAAGTCCATAAaagtgataataataaaaattggcaTCTTCCAATGAAGAAAAACAATAATCAAAATGTTCGCTCATCCAactcattaaaaatgttataaattaaaaaaaattgccttaaattcACAGATAAAAGGAAATAACGAAAACTGCATCCcttccaaatcaataaaaatgataaaaatacaaaagggCCTCCTCCAATTCagcaaaaattgaaaaccaaTATTAACTCCCTTCcaaatcatgaaaaatgttacaaacaaaaaattatccttctaatattcaattcataaaatattgaaagcaAACTTTTCTCCTTTCCAACTctatgaaaatcttgaaaataaaaaatgtccttttgccaatatataaaaaattaaacactaaaatgtccttgtttcaaattcaataaaaatgtttaaaataaaaaagttcgtaaaaaaatgaaatacc carries:
- the LOC117168493 gene encoding calcium load-activated calcium channel isoform X1 produces the protein MWADTILIVFISVCTALLGEGLTWLMVYRGEKYQKLKQEVEKQSKKLEKRKEVHGDTLDKQQKKKIEREEERLKNNNRDLSLVKMKSMFAIGFAFTALLSMFNSIFDGRVVARLPFVPISWIQGLSHRNLPGNDYTECSFIFLYILCTMSIRQNIQKMLGFAPSRTASKLSGGIFGPPPQQFK
- the LOC117168493 gene encoding calcium load-activated calcium channel isoform X2, which encodes MVYRGEKYQKLKQEVEKQSKKLEKRKEVHGDTLDKQQKKKIEREEERLKNNNRDLSLVKMKSMFAIGFAFTALLSMFNSIFDGRVVARLPFVPISWIQGLSHRNLPGNDYTECSFIFLYILCTMSIRQNIQKMLGFAPSRTASKLSGGIFGPPPQQFK